Proteins encoded in a region of the Candidatus Margulisiibacteriota bacterium genome:
- a CDS encoding recombinase family protein, with product MKAAIYTRVSTDSQADVEFNSCATQESKIRSFVSSQEKMDIYKVYSDQGYTGANTDRPALKEMLHDIQQGKLDIVISYKIDRLTRSPKDFYQLIEIFERHNVSFLSITERFDTSTPSGRLLRNIMLTFAQFERELISERIRDKILEKARKGLWGPGRAPFGYERDGNKLVIVPKEAEIVKTIFEDFLETHSTQRIYDKLKANKQFTRSGLPHSKTGLDSILKGVVHAGMVEHKGTIYQGLHTPIISKMIFDEVQNIRKDHIRPKKMTTFNFSLFPGLIRCKECGSAMCAVFTNKVKYANNKRTRYFYYRCSVIDKRDRSFCDIRQVSADRLDKFIIDNLDRIRNNRQYLDSLTYVLNNDSNGGLSGCEPGGGYSPIKTERVQEILKAVIDAAKLKGKTEKRLVIKRHIEKVIYSKETIEVKLLYSDSVDAASGPLRDPAAEGDFSADHNNRAACRQHSSPPSRPTSAMVRCKGKMRHEGLEPSTN from the coding sequence ATGAAAGCAGCAATCTATACCAGGGTCTCTACCGATAGCCAAGCCGATGTTGAGTTTAATTCCTGTGCGACCCAGGAGTCAAAGATCAGGTCGTTTGTTAGCAGTCAGGAAAAGATGGATATTTACAAGGTCTATTCGGACCAGGGCTACACGGGCGCAAATACGGACCGCCCGGCGTTGAAGGAAATGCTCCACGATATACAGCAAGGCAAGCTCGATATAGTTATCTCGTACAAGATCGATCGGCTGACCAGATCGCCCAAAGACTTCTATCAGCTTATAGAAATATTTGAGAGGCACAACGTTAGCTTCCTTTCGATAACCGAGCGCTTTGATACCTCAACGCCATCCGGTCGACTGCTACGGAATATAATGCTGACCTTCGCCCAATTCGAGCGGGAGCTTATCAGCGAGCGGATCAGGGACAAGATACTCGAGAAGGCCAGAAAGGGGTTGTGGGGGCCTGGCAGAGCACCATTTGGCTACGAGAGGGATGGCAACAAGCTGGTCATCGTTCCCAAAGAGGCCGAAATAGTCAAAACTATCTTTGAGGACTTTTTGGAGACCCATTCAACACAGCGGATTTACGACAAGCTTAAAGCTAATAAACAGTTTACCCGCTCCGGCCTGCCTCATTCTAAAACCGGCTTAGATTCGATCCTGAAAGGCGTTGTCCATGCCGGGATGGTCGAGCATAAGGGGACAATATATCAGGGCCTTCACACGCCGATCATCTCCAAAATGATTTTCGATGAGGTCCAGAACATCAGGAAAGACCATATTCGGCCCAAGAAGATGACAACCTTTAACTTTTCGCTATTTCCCGGCTTGATCCGCTGTAAAGAGTGCGGCTCGGCTATGTGCGCGGTGTTCACCAACAAGGTCAAATATGCCAATAACAAGCGGACCAGATATTTCTACTACCGCTGTTCAGTTATCGATAAGCGAGATCGGTCATTCTGCGACATCCGACAGGTGAGCGCCGACCGGCTGGACAAGTTTATCATCGATAACCTTGATAGGATCAGGAATAACAGACAATACCTTGATAGTTTGACCTACGTGCTCAATAACGATAGCAATGGTGGCTTGAGTGGGTGCGAACCAGGTGGGGGTTACTCACCGATAAAGACCGAAAGAGTCCAGGAGATACTAAAAGCCGTCATTGACGCGGCAAAACTGAAGGGAAAAACTGAGAAACGCCTGGTCATAAAAAGGCACATCGAAAAGGTCATTTATTCGAAAGAGACGATAGAAGTCAAACTATTGTATTCCGATAGCGTCGATGCCGCCTCCGGCCCGCTGCGCGACCCTGCGGCGGAAGGGGATTTTTCGGCCGATCATAATAATAGGGCGGCTTGTCGGCAACATTCGTCGCCTCCAAGCCGCCCAACATCAGCGATGGTTCGCTGTAAAGGGAAAATGCGCCATGAAGGACTTGAACCTTCAACCAACTGA
- a CDS encoding DNA-processing protein DprA, whose amino-acid sequence MSRIAGFVGSRSLPASFSPFVASLVSAFRARGFLVASGGAVGADQFALSALVEQGASASGVVFSAWSSAGGFPVSVRPSVGRFLAAGGQVVWGSASPGAARQQAVSALLGRNQRLISACSCLVAFLHGSSRGTLFTVRQAVRRGIPVYVFLCGGGASLPADLASHCFVLNKPAIPAGREVF is encoded by the coding sequence ATGTCTCGCATTGCTGGTTTCGTTGGTTCCCGCTCGCTTCCCGCTTCTTTTTCCCCGTTCGTTGCCTCTTTGGTCTCCGCGTTCCGGGCTCGTGGCTTCCTGGTGGCCTCCGGTGGCGCAGTTGGGGCTGATCAGTTCGCCCTTTCCGCCCTGGTTGAGCAGGGGGCATCTGCTTCGGGGGTGGTCTTCTCGGCTTGGTCTTCGGCTGGCGGGTTTCCGGTCTCGGTCCGTCCCTCGGTTGGGCGTTTTCTGGCCGCTGGTGGTCAGGTGGTTTGGGGTTCGGCTTCTCCCGGCGCGGCGCGGCAGCAGGCGGTCTCCGCGCTTCTGGGGCGCAATCAGCGGCTTATCTCTGCCTGCTCGTGCCTGGTTGCTTTCCTGCATGGTTCGTCCCGGGGCACGCTGTTCACGGTGCGTCAGGCAGTCAGGCGCGGCATTCCGGTTTATGTGTTTCTCTGCGGCGGTGGGGCCTCATTGCCCGCTGATCTCGCCAGTCATTGCTTCGTTTTAAACAAGCCTGCCATACCGGCAGGCAGGGAGGTGTTTTAG